Below is a genomic region from Halobacterium sp. CBA1132.
AACTGCGCGCGAGCGTCGACGCCGTGATGGTCGGCGTCGGCACCGTGCTCGCGGACAACCCCTCGCTGACCGTCGACGACTCGGACCTCGTCGCGGAGCGCGACGCCCGCGGCGACACCCCCCAGCCGGCCCGCGTCGTCGCCGATTCGCACGCCCGCACGCCGCCGGACGCTCGCGTGCTCGACGGCGCCGCGGAGACGTTCGTCCTCGTCGCCGAGGAGGAACCGCTCGAACACCGCAAGACGCTCGAAGACGCCGGCGCCACCGTCGTCGTCGCGGGCGAGAACCGCGTCGCGCTCCCCGCGGCGCTGGACGAACTGGCGGCGCACGGCGTCGAGGACCTGATGGTCGAGGGCGGCGGCGAACTCATCTTCTCGCTGTTCGCGGAAGGTCTCGTGGACGAACTCTCGGTGTTCGTCGCACCCAAGATTATCGGCGGCCGCGACGCCCCCACGCTGGCGGACGGCGACGGCTTCGTCGACGACTTCCCGGAACTCGAACTGGCGGGCGTCGAACGCATCGACGACGGCGTCCTCCTCGAATACGACTGCTAGGTCTGGCCGGCGCAATCAGTCCACTCGACGAACGCACTTTTCTTCCGTCGCTCGAACTACCCGGTATGCCAGATTCCGACGCGGCCGGAGTACTCGCACGCGTGCGGCGGGCGAAGCAAAACGGCGGGGAGCCGTCGATAACCGGAACGAAGCTACTGCTGTTCGCCATTCAGGTCACGCTCGTCGGCGGCCTCCTCGACGGACTGGAGCCGCTCGCGTACGCCGGCGTGGTGCTCGGTTTCCTCGGTCTGCTCGTCGCCGGATAACCCCCGCGAGACGTGCGCGTCTACGACTTCTCGATGCTCTCCTGAATAGTGCCGTCCTGGCGGTGGACGACGATGCGGTCGCCCGATTTCGCTTCGTCCTGTGCTCGCTCCCGCGCGGGCCGCTTCTTCCTGTGGTTCGAGACGACTGACCCGCCCTTCTTCTTGACTTGCCACTGGTTCGCGGCGGGGGACACGTGATACTCTGTCATGCTACGAACACTGACGCCCGATACCTTAAAATTACGTCACTAATGCGGTTCGGAACCGAAACAGGAGTTCGCTCGCCCGGCGCTTCGACGCCGAGCGAACCCGCCAGCCCGACGAAAACGAGTTAGTGCTGGTGGCCGGTCGCTTCCGCGTACGTCTGCCCGAAGCGCTCCTCGAACTGGTCGAGAACGGCCTCCTCGACGTTCTGTAGCTCCTCGGTCGGTTCGCCCTCTCCGTGGTGGACGAGAGCGTGGGCGCGCTGCGCGAACGCCATCAGCGCGATGTCGCCGACGACCTGCGCTTCGCTCTCGTCGTCCTCCTCGCTGAAGATTTCCACGAGGCGCGCGGGCATCGTCACTTCGTTCGTGTCGCCGTCCGGGTCCTCGATGGTGAACGTGGCTTCGTCCATGCCCGCACAGACGGGACCGCGCCTAAAATGGGTGTGGATACGGGCTCAGGCCGCTTCGTCCGTCCACGACGGCTCCTCGACGCTCGTCTCGTTGACGCCGCTCGTCGAGAACTCCAGCGACGCCGTCCGCTCGCCGTCGCCTTGGTCGACAGTCAGCGTCAGCGACAGCGTGCGGACGTAGCCGTCCTCGTCGACGACGAGCGTCGCCGACGACTCGACGACGTTCGACGCGTTGAAGCTCGTCTCCTCGGAGGACGCGATGTCGTCGGCCTCGAAGCGGTACGCGCCGTCCTCGGTCCCCGCGTACTCGAAGTTCAGGGCGTCGAAGACGCCGCCGGTCGTCCGCAGTTGGGACGTCTGAGTGACGAGCCGCTGGAACTGCTCGTCGGTCACGTTCTGACTGCTGTACTGGTAGTCGCCGTCCGTCCCGGACTGCGAGTACGCGACGCCGTCGGCGACGTACGTGTGCTGGACGCGCTCGGACTGGTCCCGCGCAGTCGAGGTCTCCAGCAGCACCGTCGACGCCTCGCGGTCGACGGCGAGTCGGGTGTTAGACTCGACGCCGTCCTCCGTGGCGCTGCCCTGCGTATACTCGTAAGAGGTGGCGTTCGAGAGCGCGTTCGCGTGCTGTTCCTGCAGTCGTTCGTAGTCGACCGTCTCGTTGTCGTTGGCCCACGACTGTTCGGCGACCGGCGGCAGGTCAGACGACGCTCCATCAGTCGACCCGTCGCCGCCGGATAGCCCGCCGCTACAACCAGCGAGCAACACGAGCACCACGACAGCGAGAGCCGCTACTCGATTCGACATGACAACTGCACTCGCCCAGCCGCGGAAAAACGTTCTGACTGCTCAGTCGTCGGCGGGCGCGGCCTCGGTTCCCTCGGCGGCGCTCGCACTCGCTTCGCTCTCGAGATAGTCGTCGGCGTCCAGCGCGGCCTTCGAGCCCATGCCGGCCGCGGTGACCGCCTGCTGGTAGTGGTAGTCGACGACGTCGCCGGCGCCGAAGATGCCCTCGACGTCGGTGAGCGTCTGTCCGCCGCCCTTGCCGCCGTGCGTGACGATGTAGCCCTCGTCGTCG
It encodes:
- a CDS encoding 2,5-diamino-6-(ribosylamino)-4(3H)-pyrimidinone 5'-phosphate reductase, encoding MHVVVNAAMSADGKLSTRRREQVAISGERDFRRVDELRASVDAVMVGVGTVLADNPSLTVDDSDLVAERDARGDTPQPARVVADSHARTPPDARVLDGAAETFVLVAEEEPLEHRKTLEDAGATVVVAGENRVALPAALDELAAHGVEDLMVEGGGELIFSLFAEGLVDELSVFVAPKIIGGRDAPTLADGDGFVDDFPELELAGVERIDDGVLLEYDC
- a CDS encoding DUF2188 domain-containing protein → MTEYHVSPAANQWQVKKKGGSVVSNHRKKRPARERAQDEAKSGDRIVVHRQDGTIQESIEKS